From one Chryseobacterium sp. 3008163 genomic stretch:
- a CDS encoding TolC family protein has translation MNKIAGLFVVISSIMTAQQQMSLLDCENAFQQNNLQLLAEQYNINMADADILQAKIWELPQMSGYINAYNPEDRKFLDAGKAKGFEVTQLIYMGGKKKNEVAFAKSNKDLAQLQFTQLLVELRTQLHTNYYNLYYEKLKLENTNKQLGYMNDLLKAYKVQSAKGNVSLKDEVRLQSIVIQLNNDKLRINKDILEFEQNLKLLTGITENIEPQISDDEAKQILAAQPFGDESDLKRKAIENNADYLFNLKLIDNSKLYAQWQKSLNVPDLNVGAEYDQASGTFNNEINLKIGIPIPLWKVNKGNVQKANFAIQQNQRNAEFQKLNLETKVQSAFQMWKNQYEQLLEIKSTDLDNLDLVYNGILKNFRNGNVNLIDFTDFMESYRQTSLQIYDMKNELIQSAEQLNQLVQTKIFY, from the coding sequence TTTCAGCAAAACAATCTTCAGCTTCTTGCCGAACAGTACAACATCAACATGGCTGATGCGGATATCTTGCAGGCTAAAATCTGGGAACTTCCACAGATGAGTGGTTACATCAACGCCTATAATCCTGAAGACAGAAAATTTTTAGATGCAGGTAAAGCGAAAGGTTTTGAAGTGACACAGCTGATTTACATGGGCGGAAAGAAGAAAAACGAAGTTGCTTTTGCAAAATCCAATAAAGATTTGGCACAGCTTCAGTTTACTCAGCTTCTTGTTGAATTGAGAACACAACTTCATACCAATTACTACAATCTTTATTATGAAAAACTGAAGCTTGAGAACACCAATAAGCAATTGGGATATATGAATGACCTATTGAAAGCTTATAAAGTACAATCTGCTAAAGGAAATGTTTCTCTGAAAGATGAAGTGAGATTACAAAGTATTGTAATTCAGCTGAATAATGATAAGCTGAGAATCAATAAAGACATTTTGGAATTTGAGCAAAACTTAAAACTTCTTACGGGAATTACCGAAAATATAGAGCCTCAAATTTCAGATGACGAAGCAAAACAAATTCTTGCTGCACAACCTTTCGGAGACGAATCTGATTTAAAAAGGAAAGCCATTGAAAACAACGCAGATTATTTATTTAATTTAAAACTGATTGATAATTCTAAACTTTATGCTCAATGGCAAAAATCTCTCAATGTTCCAGATCTGAATGTGGGTGCTGAATACGATCAAGCTTCAGGAACTTTTAATAATGAAATCAATTTAAAAATTGGAATTCCCATACCGCTTTGGAAAGTGAATAAAGGAAATGTGCAGAAAGCCAATTTTGCTATTCAGCAGAATCAGAGAAATGCAGAATTTCAAAAACTAAATCTGGAGACTAAAGTGCAGTCGGCTTTTCAAATGTGGAAAAATCAATACGAACAGTTGCTTGAAATAAAATCTACCGACCTCGATAATTTAGACCTGGTCTACAACGGAATTCTCAAAAACTTCAGAAACGGAAACGTCAATCTCATCGATTTTACAGATTTTATGGAAAGTTACCGTCAGACTTCGCTTCAGATCTATGATATGAAAAATGAATTGATACAATCCGCAGAACAACTCAATCAATTGGTACAAACGAAAATCTTTTATTAA
- a CDS encoding efflux RND transporter periplasmic adaptor subunit: MKKLIIPLIIALFLTSCSKKETPKKAALKGFELSNTMLESITTAKAEFKNIEDAYNFYGKISADRNSYIDVYPLVGGNVMSVNVELGDYVKKGQVLATIRSTELADVQKDVSDAKTDLLVAQNNLRVAKEMYEGKLNTERDVLEAKSQVQKAQDQMQRSSAVSTVYNVKKGNIYSVLAPINGYIVHKDINKDMQLRSDRSENIFDVANTNNVWAIMNVNESDIDKISLGMTAQVSTLSYPDKVFDGKIDKIFKIIDPQTNAMQARVVLDNANGLLIPESKATIKVSKSENASALTVPSKAVIFDDDRSFVVVFKSRTDVKVKEIKVQKQLGDVTYLSAGLTEGENVITNNQLLIYRSLKN; this comes from the coding sequence ATGAAAAAATTAATAATCCCTTTAATTATTGCACTTTTTTTAACGTCTTGTTCGAAAAAAGAAACACCGAAAAAAGCCGCACTTAAAGGTTTTGAACTGAGCAATACGATGCTCGAATCGATCACCACTGCAAAAGCTGAATTCAAAAACATAGAAGACGCCTACAATTTTTACGGAAAAATATCTGCAGACAGGAACTCTTACATCGACGTTTATCCTTTGGTTGGCGGAAATGTGATGAGTGTAAATGTTGAATTGGGAGATTATGTAAAGAAAGGTCAGGTTCTCGCAACCATAAGAAGTACGGAATTGGCAGATGTTCAGAAAGATGTGAGTGATGCTAAAACCGATTTATTGGTTGCTCAAAACAATTTACGTGTTGCCAAAGAAATGTATGAAGGAAAACTAAATACCGAAAGAGATGTTTTAGAAGCTAAAAGTCAGGTGCAGAAAGCACAGGATCAGATGCAGAGATCTTCCGCAGTAAGTACAGTTTATAATGTGAAAAAAGGAAATATATACAGCGTTCTTGCTCCGATCAACGGATATATTGTGCATAAAGATATCAATAAAGATATGCAGCTGAGAAGTGACCGAAGCGAAAATATTTTCGATGTGGCCAATACAAATAACGTCTGGGCAATCATGAATGTCAACGAATCTGATATTGATAAAATCAGTTTAGGAATGACTGCGCAGGTTTCCACATTATCATATCCGGATAAAGTTTTTGACGGGAAGATTGATAAAATATTTAAAATTATCGACCCGCAAACCAATGCGATGCAGGCAAGAGTGGTTTTGGATAATGCCAACGGATTATTAATTCCTGAAAGTAAAGCAACCATCAAAGTTTCAAAATCTGAAAATGCTTCAGCGCTTACCGTTCCGTCAAAAGCAGTAATTTTTGATGATGACAGAAGTTTTGTTGTTGTTTTTAAATCAAGAACCGATGTGAAAGTCAAAGAAATTAAAGTTCAGAAACAGCTTGGCGACGTGACGTACCTTTCAGCAGGTCTTACCGAAGGAGAAAATGTAATCACCAATAACCAACTACTGATTTACCGTTCGCTGAAAAACTAA